The following is a genomic window from Numida meleagris isolate 19003 breed g44 Domestic line chromosome 25, NumMel1.0, whole genome shotgun sequence.
GGGGTGGGTTATCCCACCCTGAATGCCCCATGGAGCCAGTTGGGTGCTCCCCACTTACATCCCCAgcgtgtccccatcccctctgTGCAGCATCGATGGAGCTCAGCAAGAAGCCGCTGTCCCCCTGTGGTACCAAAGGGGCCATCCTCTTTCTCAGCAAGCTGCAGAAGAGCCGCATCGTGACGCACAAACGCACTCAGGTAAGGACCCCCCTCATCACCCCACACTCCTCCCCACAGTCATGCCTCGTAACTCTGAGCCCCATATCTGCATTGGCAGGCCAATGCGCAGGATGCTGAGGGCAAGAAGAGCAATAGGGACAGCACGGAGGTGGGTGCCCACTGAATATCGAAGGGATGCTCTGCGGGGTGCAGCCTGTGGGGTGTTGAGCCCTGCTTCGTGCTGTGCCCTTAGACTGATGCAGTGCCATCTGGAGATATCATGGATGGTGACCACAATGCACCACCAGCTGCCACCATGGACCTCGCACAGGTTGGTCCTCGCCTTGTGCCTGGGGGGGGCTCCTCCTGTGCACGGGGCCAAGCCAGGAGCTGGCACTGAGGCTGTGTCTACGCCCACGGGCTCCCGGCTCCTCCCAGAGCATTTTCTGACCCAACTGGTTTTCCGGAGCCAGGCGCTgccgctccctccctccctccccgtgccagcactgagctcctCTACAAGAGGTGCCCCCAACACCACCAAACCCCAAAGGCTGGGTCATCCCACGTCACCCTGACCTGTCCTGTCCTCCCACAGACATCGGTTCGCCCAGAGAGCAGTGATGCCTGCTACTTCTGCGCCCGCCGCATCTACATCCTGGAACGGGCCAGCGCAGAGGGACGCTTCTTCCACCGCAGCTGCTTCCAGTGCTGGCGCTGTGGGGCCACACTGCGCCTAGGAGACTACGCCTTCGACGAAGAGGACGGTGAGTGTGTTCGGAGCTGGGGACTAGGAGGGAGGGTGACTCTCTTTGCAGCCTCTTTGCTTGCTCATTGTGCGGGTTTGCAACATCCTCCCAGGTCACTTCTATTGCTCACTTCACTTCCCCGATGCCCTCAGCATGGAGCTGCCCTTGAGCGAGCCCCCAGTGCTGCCCCCAAACGAACCCCCCATGCTGCCTGATGGGGTAAGTGGCCTGAAATCTCCATGAATGGGGTCAAATAGGGGGAGGGGATGCTTGGGTATGACCTCACACTCATCACCCCTCCGCTGCCCCTCCTGGCCTAGGATGCTGTCACTGACCGTGCGCTCTCAGATGCGGGGAGCCCCTGTGCACCACCCGAGAAGGAGGAGCCCAGACCCCcacccactgccccacagccacccagGGAGCCCAAGGTGGAGGAGGGTGTGGGCACTGGTGAAGTGGAGGATGCTACAGGCACTGGTGAGATggtggagcaggagctgccagcttTGGGGCTGGAGGTTGTGCTGGAGGAGGATGAGAAGATTGAAGgtcccagcacagagcctcaGAAGGCAGTGGAGGAAGCTGAAGAGGGTGGTGGCAGGAGGAAGATCATCCTCTCAGACCTGGAGAAGCTCCATCTCTCCTCACTGAGCCTCATGGGCGACACTGAGGCTGAGCCTCCCCCCAAGCCAGCACGGCTGCGGCTGCAGGCACCACTTGAGGCCACACTGAGTGTGCGGGCACAGGTGgcctgggaggaggaggaggaggaggaggaggaggaggaagaagcagccATGCAGGAAGGTGGGTGGCTGCTGAACTGGGCTGAGGGTCCCTCTTGGGCCCCATTGTGCTTCacctgttttgtgttttggggGAGTCAGATCTGGGGGAGAGTgacagtgaggaagaggaggaggaggaaggctcaGACCTAGGCATCATGGGAGAGTCGGTAAGTTCTGCCCCCAGGCAGCGGTAAACGCACTGGTCCCACAGTATCCTACACTGAGGCATCAGGTATGGCTCTGTCTGACCCCCCACCCTCCATGTCCCTGCACAGAACCTGATACTGGGGGGCATGGAGAAGTACCCCACCTGGAAACGCACGCTGAACCGCCGTGCACGGGAGGCACAAATGAAGCGGTTCTGCAAAGCCCAGGTGTGGAGGCCaggtccccatccctgtcctcATCTCACACGTTGGGATGCACTGGCCAACCATTAGCCCTCCTCACCCTGCAGGCCATCCAGCGGCGGCTGGAGGAGATCGAGGTGACGTTCcgagagctggagcagcagggcaTCAAGCTGGAGAAGTTCCTCCGGGAAGAGAGTGGTGAGGATCGGGTATCTGAGGCTCCTTGGTGCCCAAAGAGGGGGCTCACACCACTCACCCTGCCCTGCCCCGCAGACAGCCCGGACGACCACAAGACGCAGTGGATGAACCAGTTGCTGTATCTGGTGCAGAAGAAGAACAGCCTGATGTTGGAGGAGTCGGACCTCATGATCACGTAGGGCTGGGGACGATGCTGCACGGGCCACCCCTCCCAGTCCCCTGGCCCCATGCTCAGTTCACCCCATTCCATCCCTGCAGGGTTCAGGAGCTgaagctggaggagcagcagtggcagctggaTCAGGAGCTGCGTTGGTACATAGAGATAGAAGGTAAGCACCCCTGTGTGCTGGGGGGGGCTGTGTGCGGGGTGggacccccagccctgctgcagccccccctGCTCCCACAGAAGCCCTGAAGACCCCTGAAGATCGCGCAGCTGAGCAACAGATcctggctcagctgctgcaggtggtgGACAAGCGCAACGCACTCATCCACATGCAGGAGGAGAAGCGGCTCAGCGAGCTGCATCCCTAAAGGATTCTCATTGCGGGGGCAGTTCTAGTGGTTCCCCCCCAAGCTGAGCATCACCCCAAGCTGCTTTGCAGGCAGCTGCCATGACGAAGCTGGGTCCTCGCTTGCTATGGAGGGGGTGACAGCAAGGAGCACCCTCGTTCTGGGGCACAGAGAAATGCTCCCCATGCCCAGCTGAATTTTGCCTTGGCCTTGTGCTTGCttgaaaatgagatttgcaGGGGACATGAAACACATGGGCTGCGTGGCTCTACCCAGGATTtgccagaggaggaaaaagccCTGTAGGGAACTGGAGTCTCGCTTGGTGCAAGAGATCCCACAGCTGTGACCACTTCGAGGAGGATGCTGCCACAAGGCAGAGCTGGCGGCATCGAAAGCAAAACCCCTCATGCTCAAGCTGCTCCACTGCCTTCCTCAGGACAGTGCCTCAGTCCCAGTGGGtgacagctccatgcccacCAGACCCGAAGGGCTTCACTCCTGGCAGTGAGAACACGGCCATGGCCAATGTGAGCAGGTGGCAGCTTGATGcggtggggcagcagcaggagcagcgccTGATAGACACTCCAAGACATCCATCCCAGATGGGGACACTCACCCAAACCAAGGACATCCATCCCAGATGGGAACATGCACCCCAGCCCCTGACATCTGGCTCTACAAATGGGGCTACCAATGGCCAGACCAGACTGAGCCCACAGCTCTGCATCACCACTTTTGGGTGCCACCTCTGTACTGTCCCCATCCACCACAGAGTACAAGGGTCAAGAACTCCTGTGCAATGTGATGTGGGATGGGGTTGTTTCCCTAGCAGCTCTCCTAGCAGATTTTGCCCAGAGTTGGCACTCTATTTGTGACACTGAGGACAAAGTACACTGGTGGCCATGTCCTCCTTGTCCCTTTGGGCGCTTCTCCACTTCCAATGCCTTTGCATGGAGCTCTCGGACCTTTAAAGAGTTCCCAGTTGCTGCAGAGCTATTCTCCACAGTGATGTGGTGCTTACAGTCCTGGGGTCCCGGGTGTGGGACACTCTGCACCTCCCACCCTGCTGCAACCCCCTGGCTTGGAATAAAACCTCCTTGAAATGGCACAAAGGGTTGTAACaccacttttattttcttcagctaaAAAATGGGTCAGGATGGGCCCGGGTCAGTGGCAGTGGAGGGGCTGTTCCTGCAGCCCCCGCATCGCCATCTCCATCTGCTCCTCAGTCCCCTGCAGCATCTTCACCTCAATGCTGTAGAAGAGGTGGAGgccagcagcaaggaggaggatGGCAAGGGCGAGGaaggccagcagggagaaggagagagcagggaaaggCTGCCCAGCCACCAGCCCTCCCAGTACACCCAGCACACCCACTGcctgtagcagcagcagcagcatggccagcaccGCCATCCTGCCTGAGGAATAACGCTGCCGccgtgctgccagcagccccatgcACACCTCCGTCCGTGCCTCGCTCAGCACCTCCGCCAGCACCGGCACTGTGGAAACAGAGGTTATGGGGGGTGACACCCATCTCCGTACCCATTTGGTCCCCATCCAGTATCTTTCTGTCAGCTCCCTTCCAAGGGGTGCCCCCAAATATCCTTCCCATCTCAAAGCCGGTGGTCAGCAGTATCCCCAGCGTACGCAAGACCCCACTGGTGTCCCCAAACCCGTTCCAAGGGGACCCCACTGGTGTCCTCAAATCCATGTCAAGGGGACGCCGGTGGTGTCCCCAGACCTTATTGACCATGCCACGGGGATCCCAGTGGTGTCCTCAAACCTTATTGACTGTGCCAAGGGGATCTCAGAACTGTCCCCAAACCTTATTGACTGTGCCAAGGGGATCTCAGTACTGTCCCCAAACCTTACTGACCATGCCAAGGGGACCTCAGTGATGTCCTCAAACCCATGTCAAGGGGATCCCACTAATGTCCCCAAACCTTACTGATCCTGACAAGGGGATCCTAGTGGTACCCCCAAACCTTACTGGCTGTGCCAATGGTAACATCCGCTGTCGGTCCCCTCCTCTGTATGCACAGAATTGCCATCACAGCCTCATGGTCTGAGTAAGGGATGTCCATTCCTGGGACTGTCCCTGTGGTGGTCCTCAGCTCTTCACACTTCACTGTGAAGCTGGAGACAGCCTGGGCGAGAGGGCAGTGGGGTCACCGGGTGTCCCCTGCCCTATGTGCAGCATGGAGGGACCCTATCACCTTGTAGAAGATGTAGTCAATGCGGACGCCCAGCGggaagggctgcagctctgACTTGACTGTGAAGCAGTTATTGGGGATGAGGGTGCAGCCGTCCTTGCAGCCCTGAGAACAAGAGCCGTGTGCCATACCCTGGGCAAGGATGGACACACAAGGCCTGGAGGCATCCTTGCTGAGCCCCCACTCACCACAAAGTGCTTGGCCTCAGTGAAGGCATCCTGCAGGCCCGTCCAGCCACGCAGCAGTCGGATACCCACATCTCCGGGGTGCATGTTGAGGtccccccccagcagcacaaCGTCAGCCGCCTTTGCCGTGTGGCTGCAGGAATGGGATTGGCTCAGTCCTCTGGATCAGCCCTGGGAGAGGGGGAACCCCGTGGTCACCCCTCTCATAGTCCTGGCTGTGAGCTGTGGGCACTCACCGGATGAACTGTGCCAGCTCCCAGGCTTGCACCACACGGTGGGGCAGGTAGGTGTCCTTCTCCCGGCTGTACTCAGCatgcagctggaaaagcaggGGGCAGAGCAGCCATgatcccttccctgcagcacctATCCCGCTCCACGGCTCCCTGCAATGCTTTggtcccacagctctgccttcaTTCTGTTGACAGCAGCTTGGGACCTTTACCCCActgtgctgcccagctgggGTCACTGTTCCCCCACCCTATACAATATTAAATCATTGCTTTTTAGAAGTGTCCCCAGAGAGGGGACAGCGAAGGAGGGGTGCAGCCAACCATCCCCTCCAGGTGCTCACGTGGGTGACATAGATGTTGAAGGTGATTTCAGCAATCCTGACAACGACGAGACCCACAGACTTGCCGCAGAACCAATCcccatgctgcagctgccaaaggggaagggggaaggcaGGGGCTGGCACAGCTCAGTCAGGTCCTGTGGGTGCTGCGTGCCCCCTCTGCCCCACTCACCATATAGGGGTAACCATTGAGTGAGTACTGGTAGAGCAGTGTGTCCAGGATGGGGAACTTGGAGAAGACGCAGAGGCCACTGCCGATGACACCACTGCAAGGGGGCACAGTGAacaaccacctccctccctctgGGGGGTGTCCCAGCCCTTCTCACCTTCGAAAATAATGGGAGAAGGGGCAGCAACCACCCAGCTTTGCCTTCAGGTCATTGTAGTCACACTCACTCCATATCTGCGGGACAGTGGGATGGGCTGAGACCGGGCATGCTCAGCATGTGGGCTGAGACCTGGCACGATCAGCTCATGAGTGAgctcacctcctgcagcaggaccaGGTCGAAGCCCTCCTGGCACAGCCAGTCCCCAATGAGGTGGATGCGCTCCTGCCGCCGCTTGCTCAGGTAACGGATGGCCCTGAGCCATGGAGAGGGGCCAGGGATGAGGGCTTGTGTGGACCCAAAATGGGGGGAGAGGGTATGGGGCAGGATGCAACTCAGGTGCAGGGCCAGATGGGATGGTAGGGAGGTGGGGACAATAGGGACGTGCAGGGAAGATCTTTGAGGGTGGCTTTCCCCACCTGCAAGGTGAAGCAGCATATCCCCAGTTGCGGGACACATGGGGAACTCCTTCTACATGGGAGAATGGGGAGTGCAGGGGAATAGGCAAGGAGTGGGACGAAGCCCAGCTGAGTGCCCTGCCCCCCATTTGGGTTGTGAAAACAGTGCGACCCCACAACAAAGGGGGCATGAAGGTGGCCCTCCTGGGGCATATGTCCCCAtacccacagccccactgggcTCTGCACCCACCAGCAGTTGAGGTCAAAGACGCGGAGCCGCAGTGCGGGGTCCTTCTCCattgttcagcagcagcacacaagggggtcctgcagcaagcagctttGGGGTGACAGAGCTACTCAGGAGGGCACAATGCTCAGCCTGTTCCcagctctccttccctctccccctgAACCCCTAATTGCCACAAAATAGGGATCCAACTGCCCAAACCCTCTTTGTGCTGATGGGGACAAGGTGGGCGCTGGGAGGGATGGGGGGCAGGGATGAAGCACCCTCCTATACTGAGTTGTGCTCACTGGATAGACTTGAACCCCAGCGTTACAGCACGGCCCCAAGCACGAAAACATTTACGGAGAGCTCTGGGAAACGGACCCTGACCCTAACCCAACTGCACCTCCCCTCTGCGTGTCACACAaaggagttttaaaaaaattggaaagaaaaagaaaaaaaaggacgAAAAGCGCCATGTACGCGTCGCCCGCCGCCGCGCTGGGCGCCCGGCCCAGAGCTCTCGCTCGAGCTCTCACCGAACTCCCAGCCCGGGCCGGTGCCACCCGGAGGGCGGCGGAATCGGGACGCGAAGCAACAGGTGGGAGCGGAGCAGAGCGCGGAGCCGGAGCGCGGTGCAAAATCGGGAGCGCACCTGGTGTGTGTGTGCCGGTCCAGCTGCGGTCCGGCTGCGGTGCAGTGCCGGCTGAGGTCCCGGTGCGGTGCGGTGCAGAGAGACTACGAGTCCCAGCAGTCAGCAGTGCGGAACgggaaggggaaggcagcagggagcggACCCGGGAGGGCGGTGCGCGGCGGTGGAGGATGGGGGAGGGCGGGGTGCTGTGGACGGAGTAAGTGGGGTCCGTGAGCCCCCCCCGCCCACCTCGCGCAGCACAGCGCACCGCTGCAGACCACTTTAGGGTGTTGCTGCCCCGCTGCTCCTTGCAGCCCAGTACTCTTTTGGGGTGCCGCGTGCGTGTTTTATTGTCCTCCCCACCGTGTAAGCTGAGCTAGGGGAAGTAGAAATAAGTATCTCAGGTGTCTTCATGTCACGCGGGATGGTTTGGCTTGCAGAAAGAGGGAGAGCGCTGGAAATATGTCCAGCGTTAGAACACAGCCTCTGGGTCACCTTGTGATGGGGCTTGCAAGCCCCTCAAACATGGGTCTGTGAGCTCAGCCATGCTGCAGGGCTTCTCCCTCCAGCCTGGGGGCCAGGGCAGGGAGAGAGTGGAAACAGGGGAAGGCCAACCCAGCAGGTGGCCATCCAACCCTGCAAAACCATCCAGCCCATCACCAACCCTACAAACCCATCGCCAACCCTACAAACCCATCGCCAACCCTACAAACCCATCACCAACCCTGCAAACACATCACCAACCCTGCAAACACATCCAACCCTGCAAAGCCATCACCAGTCCTTCAAATCCATCCAATCCATCCAACCCTGCAGACCCATCCAACCCATCACCAATCCTACAGACTATTGCCAATCTTACAAACACATCACCCGCCTAGCAAACCCATCCAACCATGCAAACCCATTGCCAACCCCACAAACCCATCGCCAACCCCACAAGCCCATCACCAACCCTGTAAACCCAACCAATCCATCCACCCCATTGCCAGCCCTGCAAACCCATCCAACCCTACAAACACGTCATCAACCCAGCAAAACTATCACCAGCCCTGCAAATTCATTCCCCGCCTAGCAAACCCATCACCAATCCATCCAGCCCTGCAAACCAACCGAACCCTATAAACCCATCACCAAGCTATGCAACACTACAAACCCATCATCAACCCTGCAAACCCATTCAACCCTACTAACCACAGCAACCCACTGCATTATGCATCCCCGAGCTGAGTTAATTGCAGAAGCATAACCCAACCACAGCAGACCCCATAGACCCCACTGtcacaaaaaaccccaaaggaACAACAGAACTGCTTGAGCCAACGCatgaacaaataattttaatgttttttcagCAGACTGTTGTTTTCTCAGAGCTCCACAGTCTCCTCTCTTCAAAGTTGGACAGATACAGTAAACACAACAAATATATGATACAACCCATCACagctggattaaaaaaatacacaaaaaatataatacataaaaaaaaatattattatttttaacattgtgGACTGACAACAGCTCTAAAAATGGTGATTGTAACCCTGGTAAAGCTTTacaaagtctttaaaaaaataaaacagtactTCATGTGAAATTCATAAATACACTGGAGGAGAACGGAGGGGCTATGGGGAGGGCAAGGAGGGGTCTCTGGGGCTGTGGCTGAGTCCTAaatggggcaggagggagggatgcagggatagagagagggagggatggatggagagcgggagggatggagggagagagaggtaGATGGTGGGATGGAGGGAGCACAAAGCAGTCCAGTTAACAAAGAGCTCCGTGTGATGGTGGGAGGTTTGAACTTGGATTCCCAGAGTTTAGATCAgtgagtgaaagaaaaaaaaaaaaaacacaaccacgaacaacaaacaaacatgcTACATATGAGAGCCTGGGGCACGTTGGCTGAGGCTGTCCCTGtgattttcccctttttcccttggACCCGGCACTGGGGTGGCTCTGCTGGGTTGGAGCCCCAACGCATGGCATCGGCAAAGGGCATTTCCTGAGCTCTGCGCTGCCCCTGCACACCCGGCATCCCGTCATCGATACCCAGCTCCATCATCCCAAAAcactctgcactgcagctcccactgccttCAATCCCACTCCAGGGGGACAAAGTGTCCCTCCTACCCTCGCTCCGTGCCACCCTGCACAACCCCTCCTGGGGATGCTCTCCCCTTGCAACCTGCAGGACTGGGCACAGTGCATTCGGTTATTATGGGCTGTAGTCCCAAATTCCCTCTGAGCAGACCCAGTCTCGCATCCCACATATCCTCTGTCCCCTCTCAGTCCCCTCTCTCTCCCCAttcacagctcagcaccatgctCCTGCCAACTCGGCTGCTtcccactgggaaaaaaagccGACACCAGAACTGCCAATACAGAAAAACAGGccaaaaaaaagatggaaaatgtacatatgcaaaataaatcagGCAAATCCACTGTGCCATGGCAAGCTGCACCAGGGGGTGTTTGGGGCTGGTGAAGAGCCTGAATGCAATCCTGGAAGCATGCACAAACACCACAGCAGTGTGGTGACCCTGAGCCCCATAACACTGCCCCGTGGTACCGGAGCAGCCATAGGCACCAGAGGTGACAGCAGAGGGTCTCGGGCACAGTGGAGTGTCACAGCATGGACAAAGCTCAACTCTGAGCAcagtgtctttaaaaaaaaaaaaaattaaaaagcactttttaatttaaaaaaaaaaaaagaaaaaaaaaagagccattaAACAACGCTTTGCATTGTCGGTGCCCTCCCGCTCCCAACACCACCAGGATGGAACAAGAAACACCCATCCTCATCAAGGCACGATGCAGCCTTCTCCCGTCCCCTTCTCCTGCCTAGGACCACCACCcctgcccttctcctccctgctcccacctccGCCCTGGGCTCACGGGGatgtctccatgtccccaccACCACCCGCAGCGCCAGGTCACACCGTTGTGCCAGGGATACCACTGTGGACCCGGTGACACCATGTGGGGTCCCAGACTGGGAGGCGAAAGCAGCACCATCCTCCACTCCAACATCCTGCAATGTCCTGGTTCATCGGCACCACTGCATTCCCCATCCAGCGCCGGACACGggctcctctccttcctccctacatttccattctcattctcattcttcttctccttcttcttctttttttttttaatatatatatttatttaaaaactgttccTAAAGTAGAAAACATCTGTGATCGCAAGTCAGTCTTTTTtggctatttcttttcttcctcctcctccccctccttctcctctcttccaATGACTCCTGGTGGGGCCAAGGGGGCACAACAGGCGGCACTTCTGCACAACCCTCCCCATGTCCCCGAGTCCCTCAAGCCCCCGCCTGTCCCGAGGGCCCCTAGTCCTTCACCAACTTGTAGACGTGGTGCTGGGCGCCGTGCTCACTGGTGGACACCTCAAACACGAAGGCAATGCAGAGCAGGGTTTCCTGGGTATCCCTGTTGGTAACAACCTGTGGCAAAACAGAGGGGCATCAGTAAGTGTACTGGGGGTGGATGCTGTGATGGGGGGTGTCGTGTGGGCTCAGGCATGGCAGCTTGATTTGCACTGATTTTGCTATCTGCTATTAAGGGTTTGTGCAGAATCTGAGACAGCTGCTTTAATTTGCACCACCAAAACTttgccccccctccccctgccaTTGTTTAGGGGGTGAGTGCATCGGCTTGGGCACAGCCATTCCATTTGCACCATCACAATCTGTTCCCTGGAACTGGGATACATTGAGGAGACACCACATCAGGCACTGCTGCTTTCACTACACCACCCCATGTTTGCTAATCAACATCTGGGAGGTTGCACACACTCAGGCACAGCTGCTGTATTTGCAGCACCACCACTTGGGGCAGTTTGCAAGGTCCCATGCAACATTTGCATGGCCGATATGATGTATACGTGGTTTGATCCATGCACAAAGCCCTGGGAAGGGTGAGTACCTGCAGGATGGTGAAATTCTCCAGGACGCTGTTCATCATGTACTTCTCCGGGAGATGCTTGAGTTTGTGGATGAAGTTGATCATGTACTCGCACATGGGGGAGCGGTGGATGCGGTAGACAAAGCGGCTGTTCTCCAACCGCGCGTACTCCGTCTGCAGGGACAACCAGGCATCAGCAGGTGGGTGATAGTAACAGCGAATGCATGTGGCAGCCAACAGGGATACCGTAGCATAACTACAGCCTGTGCCCACATGCCCTACACTCGCTTCTGGGGTTTTATCCATCCCACACTGTCCCAGGACTCAAAGCATGGACACCATTCCCAAATACTCCCAATGTCACACAGCACTCACCTCCACCTTCTCCACAACCTGCTTCCCAAAGGAGCACACCTTGGTGGACACTGTGATGGTCATGTTCTCCGCACTGCTGTACTGACTGCTGACACCATAGAAAGTCCCTGGCCCATCCTGGATCGTGCTGTTCAGATCCGcctgcagagaaaagagagggGTGCTGTCATGAGCTATTGTGTTCTTGGGAATGGAGACACTAAGATGGGTTgtgcagaaaagctgtgggtgccccatccctggaagtgtcGAAGGCTCTGcatgaggccctgggcagcctgatctgctggggagcaaccagcccatggcaggggtggggctg
Proteins encoded in this region:
- the MICAL1 gene encoding F-actin-methionine sulfoxide oxidase MICAL1 isoform X3 — its product is MRGKLAIGITTNFVNRNSQAEVEVAEISGVARIYNQKFFQNLYNKTGIDLENIVYYKDDTHYFVMTAKKQSLLKKGVILQDKVDVESLLSPDNVNQDALLSYAKEAANFSTNYCLPELEFALNHRNQPDVDMFDFTCMMRSENAALVREHNGARLLLGLVGDCLVEPFWPLGTGVARGFLAAFDAAWMVRRWAAGTPPLEVLAERESIYQRLSQTSPDNTNKNVTQYSIDPTTRYPNLNLQAIKCSQVRDLYLVGKVEVDHKKKIDNRLSTAVCGDAYKELLRWCQDSTDGYHGVEVTDFTSSWTSGLALCALIHRFRPDLVDFDAMDPQDPVRTHQLVLDMAEQELGIQPILSSAEMASMAEPSRLGLITYLSQFYEAFKPHPPASMELSKKPLSPCGTKGAILFLSKLQKSRIVTHKRTQANAQDAEGKKSNRDSTETDAVPSGDIMDGDHNAPPAATMDLAQTSVRPESSDACYFCARRIYILERASAEGRFFHRSCFQCWRCGATLRLGDYAFDEEDGHFYCSLHFPDALSMELPLSEPPVLPPNEPPMLPDGDAVTDRALSDAGSPCAPPEKEEPRPPPTAPQPPREPKVEEGVGTGEVEDATGTGEMVEQELPALGLEVVLEEDEKIEGPSTEPQKAVEEAEEGGGRRKIILSDLEKLHLSSLSLMGDTEAEPPPKPARLRLQAPLEATLSVRAQVAWEEEEEEEEEEEEAAMQEDLGESDSEEEEEEEGSDLGIMGESNLILGGMEKYPTWKRTLNRRAREAQMKRFCKAQAIQRRLEEIEVTFRELEQQGIKLEKFLREESDSPDDHKTQWMNQLLYLVQKKNSLMLEESDLMITVQELKLEEQQWQLDQELRWYIEIEEALKTPEDRAAEQQILAQLLQVVDKRNALIHMQEEKRLSELHP
- the SMPD2 gene encoding sphingomyelin phosphodiesterase 2, giving the protein MEKDPALRLRVFDLNCWAIRYLSKRRQERIHLIGDWLCQEGFDLVLLQEIWSECDYNDLKAKLGGCCPFSHYFRSGVIGSGLCVFSKFPILDTLLYQYSLNGYPYMLQHGDWFCGKSVGLVVVRIAEITFNIYVTHLHAEYSREKDTYLPHRVVQAWELAQFIRHTAKAADVVLLGGDLNMHPGDVGIRLLRGWTGLQDAFTEAKHFVGCKDGCTLIPNNCFTVKSELQPFPLGVRIDYIFYKAVSSFTVKCEELRTTTGTVPGMDIPYSDHEAVMAILCIQRRGPTADVTIGTAMPVLAEVLSEARTEVCMGLLAARRQRYSSGRMAVLAMLLLLLQAVGVLGVLGGLVAGQPFPALSFSLLAFLALAILLLAAGLHLFYSIEVKMLQGTEEQMEMAMRGLQEQPLHCH